From a region of the Halomonas sp. HL-93 genome:
- a CDS encoding cell division protein ZipA C-terminal FtsZ-binding domain-containing protein, translating into MELREWLIILGLALVSLIVIDGVRRLQRQRRVPRLDQAVGETPTSRSTEFSDVAKEAEINWELPNGGARVVKPADYSGLSQKPKLERQEHPGPSKILSQFKRSTHKASSPAASKVEEGRDEHPVTTRTAKAATATRAQRPEVKMPEPTSEPEKHHREPAVSSSDDVRPVADVAVTAVAHEPRMSAMDENDTERMAAAQTSHDDTPVLRAEPEDAAFAKHASSDTQPKRRQLRSDIAGEYHDDDDEEAYRLVDFEEIGRSLKQRMIAHRKARALKKAEKARRAEALAKQKAERKALEAEQRREAEEAAEAEKARIAQEQAQARELEAQAAEEERLVRAAEMAQYAAEEDAYAAAESHAALHEPEAPEGVVRTHPALEKALRHDVCGEHAKETLTNADEVVVISVLSRDPAGFDGGKLLELMMACGLRYSSAMGVFHRFETESADSELQFSMVNVVKPGVFPIEEMDEFVTPGITLLMPLPGAHDSSAAFEAMVETAMVVVRHMGGELKDENHSVMTAQTIEFARQRVHEFERRHRLHRHMQAH; encoded by the coding sequence ATGGAATTAAGAGAGTGGCTAATCATTTTAGGACTGGCGTTGGTATCCCTCATCGTTATTGATGGGGTAAGACGACTCCAGCGTCAGCGTCGCGTTCCTCGCCTCGACCAAGCCGTCGGCGAGACGCCAACAAGTCGGTCTACCGAGTTCAGTGATGTGGCTAAAGAGGCTGAAATAAACTGGGAACTTCCCAATGGTGGCGCGCGTGTGGTTAAGCCCGCCGATTATAGCGGTCTGAGTCAAAAGCCGAAGTTAGAACGCCAAGAGCACCCTGGACCGTCAAAGATACTTTCACAGTTTAAGCGCAGTACCCATAAGGCAAGTTCGCCTGCCGCCTCAAAGGTTGAAGAGGGTCGGGATGAGCACCCAGTCACCACGCGCACCGCCAAAGCAGCGACAGCGACGCGTGCCCAGCGCCCCGAGGTGAAAATGCCTGAGCCAACGTCTGAGCCCGAAAAGCACCATCGCGAGCCTGCGGTGTCTTCTTCCGACGATGTCAGGCCGGTAGCTGATGTTGCCGTTACCGCTGTGGCCCACGAGCCTCGAATGAGTGCCATGGACGAAAACGACACCGAGCGTATGGCGGCCGCGCAAACGAGCCATGACGACACGCCGGTGCTGCGCGCTGAGCCTGAAGATGCAGCGTTTGCTAAACATGCTTCATCTGACACGCAGCCAAAACGCCGTCAGTTACGCAGCGATATTGCTGGTGAATACCATGATGACGATGATGAAGAAGCCTATCGTCTGGTGGATTTTGAAGAGATTGGTCGTTCGCTGAAACAGCGCATGATCGCTCACCGTAAAGCGCGCGCGCTGAAAAAAGCCGAAAAGGCGCGCCGCGCCGAAGCGCTGGCAAAACAGAAAGCAGAACGTAAGGCCCTTGAAGCAGAGCAGCGCCGAGAGGCCGAGGAAGCGGCTGAAGCTGAAAAAGCGCGCATTGCTCAGGAGCAGGCGCAAGCACGCGAACTGGAAGCTCAGGCTGCCGAAGAAGAACGTCTCGTCCGTGCCGCCGAAATGGCCCAGTATGCCGCTGAGGAAGACGCTTACGCTGCTGCAGAATCGCATGCGGCTCTACACGAGCCTGAAGCACCTGAAGGGGTCGTACGTACTCACCCTGCGTTAGAAAAAGCATTGCGTCATGACGTTTGCGGAGAACATGCCAAAGAAACGTTAACCAATGCTGACGAAGTGGTGGTGATCAGCGTGCTTTCACGCGACCCAGCCGGCTTTGACGGTGGCAAGCTGCTGGAATTGATGATGGCCTGCGGTTTACGCTACAGCAGCGCTATGGGCGTTTTCCACCGTTTCGAAACCGAAAGCGCCGACAGCGAACTGCAGTTCTCCATGGTCAATGTCGTTAAACCTGGCGTCTTCCCCATTGAAGAAATGGATGAGTTTGTGACGCCTGGTATCACTTTGCTGATGCCGCTCCCCGGCGCCCACGATAGCTCGGCGGCGTTCGAGGCCATGGTCGAAACCGCCATGGTGGTTGTACGTCACATGGGCGGCGAATTGAAAGACGAGAACCATAGCGTGATGACGGCACAAACCATTGAGTTTGCTCGCCAACGCGTGCATGAGTTCGAACGTAGGCATCGGTTGCATCGCCATATGCAAGCCCACTAA
- the ligA gene encoding NAD-dependent DNA ligase LigA, translated as MSQPDPNVLDEINQLRAALDDANYRYYVLDEPTLSDADYDRKFQRLKQLEDEHPSQVSPNSPTQRVGAAPADGFPEVPHAIPMLSLDNAFSRDDIHAFAERVAERLECQADDIEFSCEPKLDGAAVSLVYEQGVLVSGATRGDGRTGEGITSNLRTLRSVPLKLMGKNVPELLEVRGEVIMRHKGFEALNERAREEGSKVFANPRNAAAGSLRQLDPRITATRPLEFHAYQAARLEPDLGDTSHSALMARLATLGFRTSAELTTMNGPKAVADYCDQLGDKRDALGYDIDGVVIKVNDLRHQRELGFVARAPRWAVAFKFPAQQEVTTLNEVEFQVGRTGAITPVARLEPVTVAGVTVSNATLHNADEIERLGVMIGDTVAIRRAGDVIPQVVRVDTSLRPADVRPITFPDRCPVCGSEIERLADEAVARCSGGLYCAAQRKEALKHFASRKALDIDGLGEKLIEQLVDLDWVKSPADLFHLTVEQLKSLPRMGEKSATNLVNALEKAKSTTLARFIYALGIREVGEATAANLAHHFGTLEAIQAAEVIALEAVSDVGPIVAAHVHTFFRQPHNQDTLQALRNAGIQWQEAEVIQGPTPLDGQTWVLTGTLETMTRDEGKARLQALGAKVAGSVSKKTTCLVAGEAAGSKLTKAEQLGVEVVDEAAFIERLAEWEQRE; from the coding sequence ATGAGTCAGCCTGACCCTAACGTGCTGGACGAGATCAACCAGCTTCGCGCCGCGCTGGATGACGCCAATTACCGCTATTATGTCCTTGATGAACCTACGCTGAGCGATGCGGACTATGACCGCAAATTCCAGCGCTTAAAGCAGTTAGAGGACGAACATCCCTCGCAGGTCTCGCCTAACTCACCGACCCAGCGCGTGGGTGCCGCCCCCGCCGACGGCTTTCCTGAAGTGCCTCATGCCATTCCCATGCTGTCGCTGGATAACGCCTTCAGCCGCGACGATATTCATGCGTTTGCCGAGCGCGTCGCCGAGCGCCTGGAGTGCCAGGCAGACGACATCGAGTTCAGCTGCGAGCCCAAGCTTGATGGTGCCGCCGTATCGCTGGTCTACGAGCAGGGCGTGCTGGTCAGCGGGGCCACCCGCGGCGACGGCCGCACCGGCGAGGGCATTACCTCCAACCTGCGCACGCTGCGCTCGGTGCCCTTGAAGCTGATGGGTAAAAACGTACCTGAGCTGCTGGAAGTGCGCGGTGAGGTGATCATGCGTCACAAGGGTTTTGAAGCACTCAATGAACGCGCCCGTGAAGAGGGCAGCAAGGTCTTTGCCAACCCGCGCAACGCCGCCGCCGGTAGCCTGCGCCAGCTTGACCCGCGAATTACTGCCACACGGCCGCTGGAGTTTCATGCCTACCAGGCGGCACGGCTCGAGCCCGACCTGGGTGATACGAGCCATAGTGCCTTAATGGCGAGGCTTGCCACGCTGGGCTTTCGCACCAGTGCCGAGCTAACCACCATGAACGGCCCGAAAGCCGTGGCTGATTATTGCGATCAACTGGGCGACAAGCGTGACGCGCTTGGCTACGACATCGACGGTGTGGTCATCAAGGTCAACGATCTGCGCCATCAGCGGGAACTTGGCTTTGTCGCCCGGGCGCCGCGCTGGGCGGTGGCGTTTAAATTCCCCGCCCAGCAAGAAGTCACTACGCTCAACGAGGTTGAGTTTCAGGTGGGCCGTACCGGTGCCATCACCCCCGTGGCAAGGCTTGAGCCGGTGACGGTGGCCGGGGTGACGGTATCCAACGCCACGCTGCATAACGCCGATGAAATCGAGCGCTTAGGCGTGATGATTGGCGACACCGTCGCTATTCGTCGAGCCGGCGACGTGATTCCCCAGGTGGTCCGGGTGGATACCTCACTACGGCCCGCTGATGTCCGGCCAATTACCTTTCCTGACCGTTGCCCGGTGTGCGGTTCCGAGATCGAGCGTTTAGCCGATGAGGCCGTTGCACGCTGTTCCGGTGGGCTCTACTGTGCCGCCCAGCGCAAAGAGGCGCTGAAACATTTCGCCAGCCGCAAAGCGTTGGATATCGACGGCCTGGGGGAAAAGCTGATCGAGCAGCTTGTCGACCTGGACTGGGTGAAAAGCCCGGCCGACCTGTTTCATCTGACCGTTGAGCAGCTTAAAAGCCTGCCGCGCATGGGGGAAAAATCAGCCACCAATTTGGTTAATGCGCTGGAGAAAGCCAAATCCACGACGCTTGCGCGGTTTATCTACGCATTGGGTATCCGTGAGGTGGGCGAAGCCACGGCGGCTAACCTGGCCCATCACTTTGGTACGCTTGAAGCCATCCAAGCGGCTGAGGTAATTGCATTGGAAGCGGTTAGTGATGTGGGCCCGATTGTTGCTGCTCATGTGCATACTTTTTTCCGTCAGCCTCACAATCAGGACACGCTACAAGCGCTGCGTAATGCGGGGATTCAATGGCAAGAAGCGGAAGTCATCCAAGGCCCCACGCCGCTTGATGGCCAAACCTGGGTGCTCACCGGCACGCTTGAAACGATGACGCGAGATGAAGGCAAGGCGCGCCTGCAGGCGCTGGGGGCCAAGGTGGCAGGCAGTGTATCCAAGAAAACCACCTGCCTGGTCGCGGGAGAAGCTGCGGGCAGTAAATTAACCAAAGCCGAGCAGCTAGGGGTCGAGGTCGTTGATGAGGCGGCTTTTATCGAGCGCCTGGCCGAATGGGAGCAACGCGAATGA
- the smc gene encoding chromosome segregation protein SMC, translating into MRLTSIRLVGFKSFVDPVTVPFDGNMTAIVGPNGCGKSNIIDAVRWVMGESSAKTLRGESMADVIFNGSTGRKPVGQASIELKFDNRDGTMGGVYAQYAEIAVKRLVTRDGQSNYFFNGQKCRRRDIADLFMGTGLGPRSYAIIGQGMISRLIDARPDDLRATLEEAAGISKYKERRRETENRMRRTQENLERLDDIREELDKQLERLKRQAEAAKRYQALKQQEFQLKGELAVLRGRALRAEQSHQESRVRELEIAVEKDVFGVRQCETRLEQAREQHDELAEVLERHQQQFFETTTRIARLEQDQAHRRSREAQLASDIETARRDLDEQRRVSEGDQERLVTIEARLDELLPEHEALDEQLETLEQTLADASPSLEAAEQQWADAESRWRDASREAERRQDQLRDLEQRIARLQAERQRRHQQRGELADVTELRSEHAECQAQKEVAEQRAEAFQTERDHWQQRYNEAKAAYQQATQTRDQQRAELSQRQGELASLQALIDAALADHDPHLTETLAAHGLADAPRLGEAISVEAGWERVISWLLAPWLNARLVAGDQLKALPEALATDWCLIDQTPPPLHGGQRLDALVSGAGALSGWLASVHYAEGGDEADALLATLGPGESVVTRDGVWRGRGWLHQQANGEGVDALLVTRRRLDELATRREHDEEALALAEAQCEAASETIETLEHTRERQAEEERAHAATLQQLAVTEQRLAQRLEHLESRASELDDELRQLQEDEAELALTLDEQRARWHEAMEQLEITAEARDTSAEQRDNQREQRERLNQQQAPLKARQQALALERERLNAEGNSLRSQQARSNDSEERLALRIEELEASRETLLEPDELAAEELEELLQQREQQEQRLNDTRQQTQTLAEQLRNDELTRQQHERNLEQSREQLQQRRMDVQALALKAATQDEQLAELGHDSETLAEQLASDASETAWQARLESTTDKIRRLGAINLAAIEEYDQQAERRDYLEAQHAELSEALETLERAIKRIDQETRVRFRDTFDQVNTGLQTLFPRVFGGGTAWLTLTGDDLLETGVAIMARPPGKKNSTIHLLSGGEKALTALSLVFAIFQLNPAPFCMLDEVDAPLDDANVGRYARLVKEMSDNVQFIYITHNKIAMEAAERLMGVTMQEPGVSRMVSVGIEEAAALVD; encoded by the coding sequence ATGCGTTTAACGTCGATACGCCTCGTCGGCTTCAAGTCGTTCGTCGATCCGGTCACCGTGCCTTTCGACGGCAATATGACCGCTATCGTCGGACCCAACGGCTGCGGAAAATCGAATATTATCGACGCCGTGCGCTGGGTAATGGGGGAGTCCTCCGCCAAGACCCTGCGCGGTGAGTCCATGGCCGATGTCATCTTTAACGGCTCGACGGGGCGCAAGCCGGTGGGCCAGGCGTCCATTGAGCTGAAGTTCGACAACCGCGATGGCACCATGGGCGGTGTCTATGCCCAATACGCCGAAATCGCGGTGAAGCGCCTGGTGACCCGCGACGGCCAGTCCAACTACTTTTTTAACGGCCAAAAGTGCCGCCGCCGGGATATCGCCGACCTGTTTATGGGTACCGGCCTGGGCCCGCGTTCTTACGCGATTATCGGCCAGGGCATGATTTCGCGGCTGATCGACGCCCGCCCGGACGATCTGCGCGCCACGCTGGAAGAGGCCGCGGGCATCTCCAAATACAAAGAGCGCCGCCGGGAAACCGAAAATCGTATGCGGCGTACCCAGGAAAACCTAGAGCGGCTAGACGATATTCGCGAAGAGCTCGACAAGCAGCTCGAGCGGCTAAAGCGGCAAGCTGAGGCGGCTAAACGCTACCAGGCGTTAAAGCAGCAGGAGTTCCAACTGAAAGGTGAACTCGCCGTGTTGCGCGGGCGGGCTCTGCGGGCTGAACAGTCCCACCAAGAAAGCCGGGTACGCGAGTTGGAGATCGCCGTTGAAAAAGACGTGTTTGGCGTTCGTCAGTGCGAAACGCGTCTGGAGCAAGCCCGCGAGCAGCACGACGAACTGGCTGAAGTGCTCGAACGTCACCAACAGCAGTTTTTTGAAACCACCACCCGTATCGCCCGCCTCGAACAGGATCAGGCCCACCGGCGCAGCCGCGAAGCCCAGCTCGCCAGCGACATCGAGACGGCCCGGCGTGACCTCGACGAGCAGCGCCGGGTCAGTGAAGGTGACCAAGAGCGCTTAGTGACCATTGAAGCGCGTTTAGACGAATTGTTGCCCGAACATGAAGCGCTCGACGAACAACTTGAAACCCTGGAGCAAACGCTAGCCGACGCGAGCCCCTCCCTTGAAGCCGCCGAGCAGCAGTGGGCGGATGCCGAAAGCCGCTGGCGCGATGCCAGCCGCGAAGCCGAACGCCGCCAGGATCAGCTACGCGATCTTGAACAACGCATTGCCCGTCTACAGGCCGAACGCCAGCGCCGCCACCAACAGCGTGGCGAGCTGGCCGATGTCACCGAGTTACGCAGCGAGCACGCTGAATGCCAAGCTCAAAAAGAAGTGGCTGAACAGCGCGCCGAGGCATTTCAAACCGAGCGCGACCATTGGCAGCAGCGCTACAACGAGGCCAAGGCGGCTTACCAGCAGGCTACCCAGACGCGTGACCAACAACGTGCCGAGTTAAGCCAGCGTCAGGGGGAGCTTGCCTCGCTGCAAGCGCTGATTGATGCCGCTCTTGCTGATCACGACCCGCACCTCACCGAAACGTTAGCTGCCCATGGACTTGCCGATGCGCCACGGTTGGGTGAAGCGATTAGCGTTGAGGCCGGCTGGGAGCGGGTGATTTCCTGGCTGCTAGCGCCGTGGCTCAATGCGCGGCTGGTAGCCGGTGATCAGTTAAAAGCATTGCCCGAAGCGCTTGCCACTGATTGGTGTTTGATTGACCAGACACCGCCGCCCTTACACGGAGGCCAACGCCTGGATGCACTGGTGAGTGGCGCTGGCGCACTAAGTGGCTGGTTAGCAAGTGTTCACTATGCTGAGGGTGGCGACGAGGCCGACGCGCTATTAGCCACGCTTGGCCCTGGCGAAAGCGTGGTTACCCGCGATGGCGTGTGGCGCGGGCGGGGTTGGTTGCATCAGCAGGCCAACGGCGAAGGCGTCGATGCGCTATTGGTCACGCGCCGTCGCCTTGATGAGTTGGCAACTCGCCGTGAGCACGACGAGGAGGCGTTGGCGCTTGCCGAAGCGCAGTGCGAGGCCGCCAGTGAAACCATCGAGACGCTTGAGCACACCCGTGAACGGCAGGCAGAGGAAGAGCGTGCTCATGCCGCCACGCTTCAGCAGCTCGCGGTAACAGAGCAACGCTTGGCCCAACGCCTGGAACATCTGGAAAGCCGCGCCAGTGAGCTGGATGACGAGCTGCGCCAGCTACAAGAAGATGAAGCAGAGTTAGCGCTTACTCTCGATGAGCAGCGTGCCCGCTGGCACGAGGCAATGGAGCAGTTGGAAATAACTGCTGAGGCGCGCGACACCAGCGCCGAGCAGCGAGATAACCAGCGCGAACAGCGCGAACGTCTGAATCAGCAGCAGGCGCCACTGAAAGCCCGCCAGCAGGCCCTAGCGCTGGAGCGTGAACGATTAAACGCCGAGGGTAATAGCCTGCGCTCCCAGCAAGCACGCAGCAATGACAGCGAAGAGCGCCTCGCACTGCGGATTGAGGAATTGGAAGCCTCGCGGGAAACCTTGCTGGAACCCGACGAACTTGCCGCCGAAGAGCTTGAAGAGCTGCTCCAACAGCGCGAGCAGCAGGAACAGCGCTTAAACGACACGCGCCAGCAAACGCAAACGTTGGCGGAGCAGTTGCGTAACGACGAGCTCACCCGCCAACAGCACGAACGCAATCTAGAGCAGAGCCGCGAGCAGCTTCAGCAGCGGCGTATGGATGTGCAGGCGCTGGCGCTAAAAGCCGCCACCCAAGATGAACAGCTCGCTGAACTGGGCCACGACAGCGAAACACTGGCGGAACAACTCGCAAGCGACGCCAGTGAAACCGCTTGGCAGGCGCGGCTGGAAAGCACTACCGACAAAATACGCCGCTTAGGGGCCATTAACCTTGCCGCGATTGAAGAATACGACCAGCAGGCTGAGCGGCGGGACTACCTGGAAGCTCAGCATGCCGAATTAAGTGAAGCACTGGAAACCCTAGAGCGTGCCATCAAGCGTATTGATCAAGAAACCCGTGTGCGTTTTAGAGATACGTTTGATCAAGTCAATACAGGCCTACAAACCTTATTTCCCAGAGTGTTTGGCGGGGGCACCGCTTGGCTAACGCTCACTGGTGATGATTTATTGGAAACCGGTGTGGCGATCATGGCGCGCCCGCCGGGTAAAAAGAACAGCACTATTCATCTACTATCCGGAGGTGAAAAGGCACTGACAGCACTTTCGTTAGTATTTGCGATCTTCCAGTTAAACCCAGCGCCATTCTGTATGCTGGATGAAGTAGATGCCCCGCTAGATGATGCCAATGTAGGGCGCTATGCCAGGCTGGTAAAAGAGATGTCGGATAACGTTCAGTTCATCTATATTACCCACAACAAAATTGCCATGGAGGCCGCCGAGCGCTTAATGGGTGTCACCATGCAAGAGCCTGGGGTCTCGCGAATGGTCTCGGTAGGCATTGAAGAAGCGGCTGCGTTGGTGGATTAA